CGTAGATCAGCGACGCCAGGACGACGATCACCAGCAACTGACCGACCGGGTCGATCCGGCGGGCCCGCCCGGCCTTGGACTCCGGCACGAACAGCGCGGTCAGCACGAGGGCGAGCAGGCCGATCGGCACGTTGATGACGAAGATCCAGCGCCAGCCCACGGTGTCGACCAGGAAGCCGCCGAGGATCGGCCCGACGGCGATGCTGACGCCGACCACGGCGCTCCAGATCCCGATCGCCCGGGCCCGCTCCTGCCGGTCGGGGAAGGTGTTCGTGACGATCGACAGCGCCACCGGGTTCATCATCGAGGCGCCGGCACCCTGGACCATCCGGAACACGATCAGCCAGCCCAGGTCGGGGGCCAGGCTGCACAGCGCGGAGCCGAGCACGAAGATCGTCAGGCCGGTCTGGAAGGTGCGCCGCCGGCCGATCCGGTCGCCGGTCGAGCCGGAGAGCATGAGCAGACTGGCCAGCACCAGCGTGTAGGAGTCCAGCGCCCATTGCAGCCCGGACACCGACGAGCCCAGGTCTTCCTGGAGCGACGGCAGGGCCACGTTCAGGACCGTGGTCTCCAGCCCGACGATCAATATGCTCATGCAGCAGATCGCCAGCACCAGGTAGCGGCGGGAAGTACTCAGCTCGGGCATCGGGACTCTCGTTCGTGAAGCAACCGCAGGTCGTTACCTAGGCTAACCAACCAGCCGGCGAAGCGAACTGTTCCCCCGGCCCGAGAACCAGGTCTCCCGGGCACGACTCAGCGGTTCGCGCGGGTCTTCTCCACGTGGTCCCCGACCATCGCGGCGAACAGCCGGTGCACCCGGTGGTCGCCGGTGATCTCCGGGTGGAACGAGGTGGCCAGCAGGTTTCCCTGGCGGACGGCGACCGGGTGCCCCTCCGGCGACCGCGCGAGCACCTCCGCACCGGCCCCGACCTCCTCCACCCAGGGCGCCCGGATGAAGACGGCGTGCACCGGACCGCCCTCCACCCCGGCGACGTCCAGGTCGGCCTCGAACGAGTCCACCTGCCGCCCGAAGGCGTTGCGCCGCACCGTGACGTCCAGACCGCCGAGGGTCTGCTGGCCCGGCGCCGCGTCGACCAGCCGGTCGGCGAGCAGGATCATCCCGGCGCACGAACCGTAGGCGGGAAGACCGGCGTCCAGAAGCCGTTTCAGCGGATCACGCAGCTCGAAGACGCGGGTGAGCTTGTCGATCGTGGTCGACTCGCCCCCGGGGATCACGATGCCGGACAGGCCCTCCAGCTCGGCCGGGCGGCGGACCGCACGAGCCTCCACGCCGCAGGCCGCGAGGGCGGCCAGGTGCTCGCGGAAGTCACCCTGGACCGCGAGCACCCCGACCACGGGAGGAGTGGTCACCAGCCGCGCTCGGCGAGCCGGTGCGGCTGCGGGATCTCGTCGACGGTGATGCCGACCATCGCCTCGCCCAGCCCACGCGACACCTTGGCGATGACGTCCGGGTCGTCGTGGAAGGTCGTGGCCTTGACGATGGCCTCGGCCCGGGCCACCGGGTTGCCGGACTTGAAGATGCCGGAGCCGACGAACACGCCGTCGGCACCCAGCTGCATCATCATCGCGGCGTCGGACGGGGTGGCGATGCCACCGGCCGTGAACAGCACCACCGGGAGCCTGCCGGTGGAGGCGATCTCGCGGACCAGCTCCAGCGGGGCCTGGAGCTCCTTGGCCGCCACGTACAGCTCGTCGTCGTTCAGGCCGTGCAGGCGGCGCATCTCGGCGCTGATCGTGCGCATGTGGGTGGTGGCGTTGGACACGTCACCGGTGCCGGCCTCGCCCTTGGAGCGGATCATCGCCGCGCCCTCGGCGATCCGGCGCAGGGCCTCGCCCAGGTTGGTGGCGCCGCAGACGAAGGGCACCGTGAACTTCCACTTGTCGATGTGGTTGGCGTAGTCGGCCGGGGTGAGCACCTCGGACTCGTCGATGTAGTCCACGCCGAGCGACTGGAGCACCCGGGCCTCGACGAAGTGGCCGATGCGGGCCTTGGCCATCACCGGGATCGAGACGGCGGCCTGGATGCCGTCGATCATGTCCGGGTCGCTCATCCGGACCACGCCGCCCTGGGCGCGGATGTCGGCGGGCACCCGCTCCAGCGCCATCACGGCCACAGCCCCGGCGTCCTCGGCGATGCGGGCCTGGTCGGGCGTGACCACGTCCATGATCACCCCGCCCTTGAGCATCTCGGCCATGCCTCGTTTGACGAGGCCGGTTCCGGTAACAGGGGTGTCGGGCACGGGGTACCTCACACTGGCTTGAGCTGGCGGGACCGGGACCATCCGGATTCACGCACATGCTAAGCCTACGAACCGGGCTGCCAGGAGAGGGCTTCGGGCTGGCTGTCGTCGATCTCCACCATCTGCGGCATCTGCGCCGTGCCGGCCAGCTTCGCCCAGCGCACCACCCGTTTGCGGCGCATCCGCTGGGCGTGCGACACCGCGTCGTTGTGGAACCGGCGGGCCAGCTGCACCCGCTCCCCCGCCAGCACCAGTTCGTCGAGCAGCTCACCGGACGCCGGGTCGGCACGCAGCTTCTTCACCTTCGCCGCGTCGTCGAACGTCTGGTGCAGGGCACGGGCGAGGAGGTTCTCGCCGGCCTCACTGACCGGGGCGTCGGGAGCGCGGACCATCCGGGTGGCGGCCAGCCGCAGCTGCTCACCGGCCGGCGGGGCGACCAGCCGGCTGACCTCCAGCGCCACCGCAGCCCGACGGGCGAGCCGGGTCTCCAGCGCCGCGCGCGAGGTCTCCACCCGGTGGTGCAGCCGGTCCAGCCGGGCGGCCAGGTACGACAGGTACCAGCCGACCACCAGCAGAACCAGAAAACTGAGGACGACGATCCCCCACGCGCCGTCCAGCCATCCGACCGCCGTGTGCATCAGCCCGCCTTGGGACGCCAGCGGGCCAGCAGCCCCAGCCGTGGGTCCTCGCCCACCTTGTCCGCCCCGATCGTCACCGTCTCGTACACGTCGAGGATCTGCGCGGCCACCCGCGACCAGTCGTAGCG
The sequence above is drawn from the Kineosporia corallincola genome and encodes:
- the pdxT gene encoding pyridoxal 5'-phosphate synthase glutaminase subunit PdxT produces the protein MTTPPVVGVLAVQGDFREHLAALAACGVEARAVRRPAELEGLSGIVIPGGESTTIDKLTRVFELRDPLKRLLDAGLPAYGSCAGMILLADRLVDAAPGQQTLGGLDVTVRRNAFGRQVDSFEADLDVAGVEGGPVHAVFIRAPWVEEVGAGAEVLARSPEGHPVAVRQGNLLATSFHPEITGDHRVHRLFAAMVGDHVEKTRANR
- the pdxS gene encoding pyridoxal 5'-phosphate synthase lyase subunit PdxS, with amino-acid sequence MVPVPPAQASVRYPVPDTPVTGTGLVKRGMAEMLKGGVIMDVVTPDQARIAEDAGAVAVMALERVPADIRAQGGVVRMSDPDMIDGIQAAVSIPVMAKARIGHFVEARVLQSLGVDYIDESEVLTPADYANHIDKWKFTVPFVCGATNLGEALRRIAEGAAMIRSKGEAGTGDVSNATTHMRTISAEMRRLHGLNDDELYVAAKELQAPLELVREIASTGRLPVVLFTAGGIATPSDAAMMMQLGADGVFVGSGIFKSGNPVARAEAIVKATTFHDDPDVIAKVSRGLGEAMVGITVDEIPQPHRLAERGW